Proteins from a single region of Oceanispirochaeta sp.:
- the yhbY gene encoding ribosome assembly RNA-binding protein YhbY, producing MEPLKGFQRRFLGKKAHSLKPVVMIGGKGLTEAVIKAVDAELENHEMIKIKFVDNKEARKELAEELVQKTESQLVRIIGNIAVVYRHQKVHEKRIYHVPKS from the coding sequence ATGGAACCGTTAAAAGGATTTCAGCGCCGTTTCCTCGGAAAAAAGGCACATAGTCTAAAGCCCGTTGTAATGATCGGTGGTAAGGGCCTGACAGAGGCTGTAATCAAGGCTGTGGATGCCGAGCTGGAAAATCATGAAATGATCAAGATTAAATTTGTTGACAATAAAGAAGCCAGGAAAGAACTGGCTGAAGAGCTTGTTCAAAAGACAGAGTCTCAGCTTGTACGGATCATTGGCAATATTGCCGTTGTCTACCGTCATCAGAAGGTGCATGAAAAGAGAATCTACCATGTTCCCAAAAGCTGA
- a CDS encoding diphosphate--fructose-6-phosphate 1-phosphotransferase produces MNTLSPLQKARYAYQPKLPAVLQGDIKNISCEMGEPTEAISHQAELKGLFTKTYGNPIARFVKGSNPRAGEKINLGVILSGGQAPGGHNVIAGIFDGLKKSNPESKLYGFLGGPAGIMNEKLVEIDNAMMDAYRNTGGFDIIGSGRDKLESEAQFEQSLATCRKYGISGVVIIGGDDSNTNGAVLAEYFAAQNSGITVIGCPKTIDGDLKNEFIETSFGFDTATKTYSELIGNIEKDANSAKKYWHFIKLMGRSASHIGLECALQTQPNICIISEEVEARKMTLKQVVDQIVDVVVQRSARGMNFGVALIPEGLIEFIPEVGALISELNDKMAQHADYFSTLKTLEDQQEWLNQQLSRDSSYVFSALPRSIQEQLLMDRDPHGNVQVSRIETEKLLIEMVGQKLTQMKMEGDFKGSFSALAHFFGYEGRCAFPSKFDSDYCYTLGYSAFILMSHGLTGYISNVVDLQNPAAQWVPGGCPLTMMMNMERRHGSMKPVIKKALVELEGAPFKAFAAQREVWAVETAFTFPGAIQYYGPDEVCNQPTETLKYEKA; encoded by the coding sequence ATGAATACACTATCACCTCTACAGAAGGCACGTTATGCCTATCAGCCCAAACTGCCTGCGGTACTGCAGGGAGACATCAAAAACATCAGCTGTGAGATGGGAGAGCCCACCGAGGCTATTTCCCATCAGGCAGAACTGAAAGGACTGTTTACCAAAACCTACGGCAATCCCATTGCCCGTTTTGTGAAGGGAAGTAATCCCAGGGCCGGCGAAAAGATCAACCTGGGAGTCATCCTCTCGGGAGGACAGGCCCCGGGCGGACACAATGTCATTGCCGGAATCTTTGACGGACTGAAAAAATCCAACCCCGAATCCAAACTCTACGGTTTCCTGGGCGGTCCCGCAGGGATTATGAATGAAAAACTTGTAGAAATTGACAATGCCATGATGGACGCCTATAGAAACACCGGAGGATTTGACATCATCGGTTCGGGCCGGGATAAACTGGAATCGGAAGCCCAGTTTGAACAGTCCCTGGCAACCTGTAGAAAATACGGCATCAGCGGTGTGGTCATCATCGGCGGTGACGACTCCAACACGAACGGAGCGGTTCTGGCCGAATACTTTGCAGCCCAGAATTCCGGTATTACCGTCATAGGTTGTCCCAAGACGATCGACGGTGACCTGAAAAATGAATTCATTGAAACATCCTTCGGTTTCGATACGGCGACAAAGACCTATTCAGAACTCATTGGAAATATCGAAAAAGATGCCAACTCTGCTAAAAAATACTGGCACTTTATCAAACTGATGGGACGAAGCGCCTCCCACATCGGTCTGGAATGCGCCCTTCAGACACAGCCCAACATCTGTATCATCTCAGAAGAGGTGGAAGCCAGGAAAATGACCCTGAAACAGGTCGTAGACCAGATTGTGGATGTGGTAGTCCAGAGATCCGCCAGAGGAATGAACTTCGGAGTCGCCCTGATTCCAGAAGGTCTGATCGAGTTTATCCCCGAAGTAGGAGCCCTGATTTCGGAACTGAATGACAAGATGGCCCAGCATGCAGACTACTTCTCCACTCTGAAGACCCTGGAAGACCAGCAGGAGTGGCTGAATCAGCAGCTCAGCAGGGATTCTTCCTATGTCTTCTCTGCCCTGCCCCGTTCTATTCAGGAACAGCTCCTGATGGACAGAGATCCCCATGGAAACGTACAGGTTTCCAGAATCGAAACCGAAAAGCTTCTGATAGAAATGGTCGGACAGAAACTGACTCAGATGAAAATGGAGGGTGACTTCAAGGGCAGTTTCAGCGCCCTGGCTCACTTCTTCGGCTACGAAGGACGCTGTGCCTTCCCCTCCAAGTTTGATTCAGACTACTGCTATACTTTAGGCTATTCTGCCTTCATCCTGATGTCTCACGGCCTCACCGGTTATATCTCCAACGTGGTTGATCTTCAGAACCCTGCAGCCCAGTGGGTTCCCGGTGGATGTCCCCTGACCATGATGATGAATATGGAACGGAGACACGGTTCGATGAAGCCGGTGATCAAGAAAGCTCTGGTAGAGCTGGAGGGAGCCCCCTTCAAAGCCTTTGCCGCACAGAGAGAGGTATGGGCCGTGGAAACAGCCTTTACCTTCCCAGGAGCCATCCAGTACTATGGACCCGATGAGGTCTGCAACCAGCCGACGGAGACCCTGAAATACGAAAAAGCTTAA
- a CDS encoding cytidine/deoxycytidylate deaminase family protein, with product MSDYIRPSWDEYFMEVCEAISKRATCDRGRSGCVIAKDKQILVTGYVGAPPGLPHCDEAGHQFKTMIHEDGHESQHCVRTVHAEQNAICQAAKRGVPLEGATLYCRMTPCRTCCMLIISCGITRIVCERKYHAGAESEEMFKMAGIDLEYKFEEVQEYEKQ from the coding sequence TTGTCTGACTATATAAGACCCAGTTGGGATGAATATTTTATGGAAGTTTGCGAAGCCATATCCAAAAGGGCGACTTGCGACCGGGGAAGAAGCGGTTGCGTCATCGCCAAAGACAAACAGATACTCGTCACCGGTTATGTGGGTGCCCCTCCTGGACTGCCCCACTGCGATGAAGCGGGTCATCAGTTTAAGACGATGATCCACGAAGATGGACATGAGAGCCAGCATTGCGTCAGGACTGTTCATGCCGAACAGAATGCCATCTGCCAGGCAGCCAAACGGGGTGTTCCATTGGAAGGAGCCACCCTCTACTGCCGCATGACACCCTGCCGAACCTGCTGCATGCTGATTATCAGCTGTGGAATTACCAGAATCGTGTGTGAACGGAAGTATCATGCCGGTGCGGAATCGGAAGAGATGTTTAAGATGGCAGGAATTGATCTGGAATACAAATTCGAAGAAGTACAGGAATACGAGAAACAATAA